A region of the Sarcophilus harrisii chromosome 3, mSarHar1.11, whole genome shotgun sequence genome:
TGGTGCCCTGGGAGGGGTCTGCTGGGAATATTGTATATGCAGTGGGCAGGCCAGTTCTCTGGATTAGACCACTCATTCAGCTTCAAGTGGAGTAGGGGAGGTCTGCAGGCCGGGGTTCAGGGTCTCAACTTGCAAGGTTTCCAGAccactgctgttgctgctgctgggGAGTggcacagaaagagagagagggagtgcACGTGGTGGCTGCACGACTGCTGCAGGGCACTCGAGAGGGAGCAGGGGTCCCTTGCACTGCTGTCTGGACACTAGCCTGTCCAGGGTCTGAGAGAAGTTGCTTCTGGGAGGTGTAGGGGCTGGATGCTGCGGCTGTGGAAGCTGGTCTGGGCCTCAGCCATCCCTCCCTGAACACCCTTGCCTGCCTGCCTGGAGCCTGGGGACAGAAGCCTCTCTTCTCAGGGGGCTCCTGGCCCCAAAGCATGCTTCAGATCTCCAGTTCTGTCTGGGTCCAGATGGGGCCAGATTTGTTCTTGAACCTTAACTGTTCTTGGGCTCTTCCAGGGACTGGGCTGCAGAGGTAGAGATGGTTGCTTGGAGTCCCCACTGGTGCCCTAGAGGGCTTTCTGGAAGGGAGGAATATGAGTGACTCCAGTAGGGCAGAGCAGGACTCTTCACAAAAAGAGTCATAAAACGCTGCAAAATTAAGAGTAGGGAGATGCAAGGCCAGGGTTTAGGGTCTCAACACCAAGGTTTCAGACCATGCTGTACTGCTGCTGGGGGTGGCCTGAAGAGGTGCAATGGTGGCTGGGACTGCCGGGGGGCACTCGAGAGAACAGGGATCCCCTTCGCGCTGTCTGGGACACTACTAGCCTGTCAGGGTCCTGTCAATTGCTTCTAGGAAGGTGTGGGGATGGTCTGCAGCTGTGGGGAAGCCAGTCCTAGGCTTCTATTTATCAGTCCCCTCTAGACACCTTTGCAGCTTCCCTGAGACCTGAGGGGATGGAAAGCTCTCTCTTCTGGGGAGCTCCCTCAGCCTGTGCTGAATGCTTCCAGCTCTGTCCTAGGTCCAGATGGAGATGATTTGCTCTTGGGCACTAGGCTGTTCATGGGCTCCAGGGACAGGGCCACAGAGGGGTAGAGATGGGTCCTTGATCCCCATGGTGCCCTAGGAGGGGGTCTGCTGGGGAATATGGCCGCCTGCAGTAGGGGCTGAGAGCCAGTTCTCTAGTTGGGCCATGAGTGCTTCAGTGGAGTAGGGGAGGTCTGCAGGCCGGGTTCCAAGTCTCCAACTTGCAAGGGTTTCCAGACCCTGCTTTTGTTGCTGCTGCTGGGGTGGCTTTCAGAAGAGGAGGGTGCAATGGTGGCTGGGACTGCTGGGGGGCACTCGAGAGAACAGGGATCCCTTTTCTGCTGTCTGGGACACTAGCCTGTCCAGGGTCCTGAGAAGTTGCTTCTGGGAAGGTGTAGGGGCTGGATGCTGCAGCTGTAAGAAGCTGGTCCCGGGCTTCTTCATCGGCCCCCTCTGAACACCTTGCCTGACTACCTGAAGCCTGAGGAGACAAACCTCTCTTCTGGGGAGCTCCCTCAGCCTGTGCTGAATCTTCCAGCTCTGTCTGGGTCAGATGGGGCCAGATTTGCTCTTGAACACTAAGCTGTTCTTGGGCTCCAGGGACAGGCTGCAGAGGTAGAGATGGGTCGCAGTCCCCGCTGGTGCCCTGGGAGGGGTCTGCTGGGAATATGGCCGCCTGCAGTAGGGCGAGCCAGTTCTCTGGATTGGAGCCATAAATCGCTTCAAGTGGAGTAGGGGAGGTCTGCAGGTCGAGGGTCACAACTTCCAACGTTGCCTGgtcattgctgctgctgctgctgctgctgctgctgggagTGGAGTCAAAGACATAGTACAGGGGCTGCTGGGGCTGCTGGGGCTGCTGCAGGGCCCAGCAGTTGGCGGGCATCGCTCTGTCCCCCTCCTGCACAGCGGCCTCTTCTGTTACCGGCAGGTCGCCAGGGTCCTCAGCAGCGGCTTCGGGGGACGCGTTCATGCTGCCTTCTGGAGCTGGAAGCGGCTGGGCCTGGGCTTGTCCATGGGCCCTCGCCGAGGACACGGCGCGGCTGCCTGAAGGCCCGGGAGACAGACGCCTCTTCTTCGGAGCCCTTTCCTCCCCGGCTGCATCTTGGGCATCTGTCTGGGTCCCTCGGGAGCACATTTTCCTGTGAAGCCTCGGCTGTTCCCGGGCTCCGCACCCCGGAGGCTCCCGTCTGTCTGGGTGAGGCGCTGCGGCTGCAGACGTGGGGGGCAGCAGGCTGGGGGGAAGGGCGGCGGCCGGTGGGGGCGGGGGCCCCGCGCTCGAGCTCCCCGCCGCGGCGGAGCGTCTCCGAAAGGCCTTAGCGTAGGGGTTGTGGGCGATTTTGAGGCGGATGATCTCGGCATTGCGATAAGCGGTCACGGCGATGAACTCGGTCTCGGGGAAGGAGAAGACGTGGGGCCGGGAGGCGGCCGCCGGCGCTTCCCGGTCTCCGCCGCCCAGTTCTTGCACGTGGAGCCGGGGCCGGTACCTGTGCTGAGACTGGAGCCAGATGGCGCGGCCGGCGCTCCGGGCCGCGGGCTGGGCGTTCGTGAGCCTGAGCGTTTTAAAGGCG
Encoded here:
- the LOC116422727 gene encoding T-box transcription factor TBX21-like: MPWAGTASSSIKGEAPRDGVHLAASHRALWKQLSPPPGLRRTPTCQAAVPCTCSCPATDPEIPATFPESEDDPESQRLAAPLGPPAAMPVAEKAQGGRATVQRRPFCPPRPGGGGAENEPPHPSAADAPQGADPGPSPGPAPPSEPNGSPAAGPPRPLLPSGGAARSGTLQVVLCNYSLWLAFHGQQNEMMLKRPGRAMFPFLAYQIRGLEPRARYRVFVDMVRVDGQHWRYEKARWAPYEPEESHVPDNQVYPHPDSPNTGAHWMQRDVAFKTLRLTNAQPAARSAGRAIWLQSQHRYRPRLHVQELGGGDREAPAAASRPHVFSFPETEFIAVTAYRNAEIIRLKIAHNPYAKAFRRRSAAAGSSSAGPPPPPAAALPPSLLPPTSAAAAPHPDRREPPGCGAREQPRLHRKMCSRGTQTDAQDAAGEERAPKKRRLSPGPSGSRAVSSARAHGQAQAQPLPAPEGSMNASPEAAAEDPGDLPVTEEAAVQEGDRAMPANCWALQQPQQPQQPLYYVFDSTPSSSSSSSSSNDQATLEVVTLDLQTSPTPLEAIYGSNPENWLALLQAAIFPADPSQGTSGDCDPSLPLQPVPGAQEQLSVQEQIWPHLTQTELEDSAQAEGAPQKRGLSPQASGSQARCSEGADEEARDQLLTAAASSPYTFPEATSQDPGQASVPDSRKGIPVLSSAPQQSQPPLHPPLLKATPAAATKAGSSNSSGLETLQVETLNPGLQTSPTPLEAE